In Thermoprotei archaeon, a single window of DNA contains:
- a CDS encoding class II aldolase/adducin family protein gives MSSFDEDIKLQIVNAMRRLYERGLVSAVGGNISLRVLNKDYIWITPSGLFKGGLQSKDLVKVSLDGNVLEGAYKPSSELSSHLSIYKIRSDVNAVVHAHPPFATGLFTAGYILKNVTPEYVLLIGEPKVVDFVLPGYSSSHVVSKAMSMNDVVVIKNHGVFCVGNNIEEALARVEVLEEAAKMIVAAKLFNGLFRISDHDAEEIKRIYKKN, from the coding sequence GTGTCGAGTTTTGATGAGGATATAAAGTTACAGATTGTTAATGCTATGCGTAGGCTTTATGAGAGAGGACTTGTTTCAGCTGTTGGTGGAAATATTAGCCTTAGAGTGTTAAATAAGGATTATATATGGATTACACCAAGTGGGCTTTTTAAGGGTGGTTTACAATCAAAAGATCTAGTTAAGGTTAGTTTGGATGGTAATGTGTTAGAAGGCGCTTATAAACCGTCCAGTGAACTTTCCTCACACTTATCTATATATAAGATTAGGAGTGACGTTAATGCTGTTGTTCATGCACACCCACCCTTTGCCACTGGGCTTTTTACTGCAGGTTATATTCTTAAGAATGTAACACCCGAATATGTGTTATTAATAGGTGAACCGAAAGTTGTTGATTTTGTTTTACCAGGTTATTCTTCATCTCATGTTGTTTCTAAAGCTATGAGCATGAACGACGTTGTTGTAATTAAGAATCATGGAGTTTTCTGTGTAGGTAATAATATTGAGGAGGCTCTCGCTAGAGTTGAAGTTCTTGAGGAGGCTGCAAAAATGATTGTCGCAGCAAAACTTTTTAATGGTTTATTTAGGATAAGCGATCATGATGCTGAAGAAATAAAAAGAATTTACAAGAAAAATTAA
- a CDS encoding DUF1611 domain-containing protein, translating to MKKALILAEGFFGTNDGKTAHGLLRYSAEYKIIGVIDSEFKGMDSGLIIDGKPNGIMIYESLEEALKAHPDTEALIIGVATEGGYLPKGYREVVRKALEFGINIISGLHEFLSDDPELVKIAHNNNAEIIDVRKIFRDMKIPFRGVIKEVKALKVVVLGTDSVVGKRTTAIMINNELLKRGVKSIFIGTGQTSWMQGFKYTVVIDALINDFVAGAIEDVIWRAYKNENPDVIVISGQGSILHPAFPGSFEILAAAKPELIVLQHAPKRKFFDGFPGFEIPPIDRYIRAINILTERNVEAITINHENMKREEVDYIKKEYERKYNVIVCDPLWDGVDKIVDVILKKYLSVTQ from the coding sequence GTGAAGAAAGCCCTCATATTAGCAGAGGGCTTTTTTGGAACTAATGATGGAAAAACAGCTCATGGATTACTTAGGTATAGTGCTGAATATAAAATCATTGGCGTTATAGATAGTGAGTTTAAAGGTATGGATTCCGGCTTAATTATTGATGGCAAACCAAACGGTATTATGATTTATGAATCTTTAGAAGAAGCGTTAAAAGCACATCCCGATACTGAAGCATTAATAATAGGTGTTGCTACAGAAGGAGGATATCTACCAAAGGGTTATAGGGAAGTTGTAAGAAAAGCATTAGAATTTGGTATAAACATCATATCAGGTTTGCATGAATTCCTTAGCGATGATCCAGAACTAGTAAAAATAGCGCATAATAATAATGCAGAAATAATCGATGTGCGAAAAATCTTTAGGGACATGAAGATACCATTCAGAGGTGTGATTAAAGAGGTTAAAGCTTTAAAGGTTGTTGTTCTTGGCACAGATTCTGTTGTGGGAAAGAGAACTACTGCAATAATGATAAATAATGAATTGCTAAAAAGGGGTGTTAAGTCAATTTTTATAGGAACTGGGCAAACTTCATGGATGCAAGGATTTAAATACACTGTAGTTATTGATGCATTAATCAATGATTTCGTAGCTGGAGCTATTGAGGATGTAATATGGCGAGCTTATAAGAACGAAAACCCAGATGTAATAGTAATAAGCGGTCAAGGTTCAATACTTCATCCTGCATTTCCGGGCAGTTTTGAAATTCTTGCAGCAGCAAAGCCAGAGCTCATAGTATTACAACATGCTCCAAAAAGAAAGTTTTTTGATGGGTTTCCAGGTTTTGAAATCCCACCAATAGATCGTTATATTAGAGCGATAAACATTTTAACAGAAAGAAATGTTGAAGCCATAACAATTAATCATGAAAATATGAAAAGGGAGGAGGTAGATTATATTAAAAAGGAATATGAACGAAAGTATAATGTTATTGTGTGTGATCCCTTATGGGATGGAGTGGACAAGATAGTTGATGTAATTCTGAAAAAATACCTGAGCGTGACGCAATAA
- a CDS encoding pyridoxal-phosphate dependent enzyme — MEEEDSSLTPGLSRVPSIEQVTLSILGKSLIFHARLLGNILGLKNLYLEFEGVNPTGTQKDRAALSHVLEAKENGYDTISVGTCGNYGVAVAYYANLMKMKSVIYVPAHYTNKRVSEMARMGASIVYVHGSYEETVEASIRDSKENNWYDANPGSKYADVALRGYATISYEIFNELGFVPDIVIVPVGNGSTLAGIYQGFVSLRSLGLIDRLPKIVGATTCNGNPLLEAFRKNLSTLVDLSPNEIKETAVSEPLVSYHAYDGEAALEAIRKTNGIVECSSDNAMVDYARLIRKYAGLDVLPASAVTVSIIKKLARYDPLISEKNVVAVLTGRRIL, encoded by the coding sequence ATGGAGGAGGAGGACTCTTCGCTTACACCCGGTTTAAGCCGGGTTCCTAGCATAGAACAAGTCACATTAAGTATTCTTGGAAAATCATTAATATTTCATGCAAGATTATTAGGAAATATATTGGGCTTAAAAAATCTATATTTAGAATTTGAAGGTGTCAATCCAACAGGCACTCAGAAAGATAGAGCGGCGTTATCTCATGTGTTAGAGGCTAAGGAGAACGGTTATGATACTATAAGTGTAGGAACCTGTGGAAATTATGGTGTGGCTGTAGCATATTATGCTAATTTAATGAAAATGAAGTCAGTGATCTATGTGCCGGCTCATTATACGAATAAGAGGGTATCAGAGATGGCTAGGATGGGTGCCAGCATAGTGTATGTTCACGGAAGTTATGAAGAGACCGTTGAAGCTAGTATTAGAGATTCAAAAGAAAACAATTGGTATGATGCAAATCCTGGATCAAAATATGCAGATGTTGCATTGAGAGGTTATGCTACCATATCTTATGAAATATTCAATGAACTGGGTTTTGTGCCTGATATTGTTATTGTTCCAGTTGGTAATGGATCTACGTTAGCAGGAATATATCAAGGTTTTGTATCATTGCGTTCGTTAGGATTAATAGATAGGTTGCCTAAAATTGTTGGTGCTACAACATGTAATGGTAATCCTTTATTAGAAGCATTTAGAAAGAATCTCAGCACATTAGTTGATCTCTCTCCGAACGAGATTAAAGAAACTGCAGTGAGTGAGCCATTAGTGTCCTATCACGCTTACGATGGGGAAGCTGCTTTAGAGGCAATCAGAAAGACAAACGGTATTGTTGAGTGTAGTAGTGATAACGCTATGGTTGATTATGCAAGATTAATAAGGAAATACGCAGGACTTGATGTTTTACCTGCATCTGCGGTCACAGTATCCATTATAAAGAAATTAGCTAGGTATGATCCTTTGATTAGTGAAAAAAACGTTGTTGCAGTATTAACTGGGAGGAGAATTTTGTGA